The nucleotide window aattttatttcttttcgtAATATCAATAGTACCGATGAAAATATTATAAGTATTAAGTGGTAAATCGAACAAAGTTAATATGTGCTTAGTAGTAAATCCTATAGtatcttcatatatttttgacAGCAAAATTGATGAcgtgagaaaaaataaaattaaatattttactttcataaatataaaaatattaatataatttttaaaaatatataaattaaaatataaaaaataactaattagaaagataatatataattaatcctaatcaTTTGATTAAATActtcaataaatataatatttttctctttgattTGAATTGAAATTATTCGATAGTTTGAGAGATTTTTGTTGAGACATTAGTTTCGATTCTTCttatttgatataataaaatttttaaaagatattttaatttttttataaaaaaattaaaatcatctttTATTCCTTAGATtcctttccccccccccccccccccaaaaaaaaacccTTTGGGAACTTCAtaaaatttgtatatttatttatgatttttgACATGCCTATTTTATGTAGTGTGAGTGTTTATGGTTTGTTAATTGGTTAACGTTTTTTTGTTCTATGATTTCGATCATTCGAATTGGGAGGAAGGAGAAAACTGGAGGATCGGCCGATAGCGACTGATTGATCCAGTGACCCTTCCGTCCACTGATGAAGGCTTCCATCAAGCTCCGGGAGGATCGGCCGCCCTTGGTGCGCGCCAAGGTCGCCGTCGGCGTCCTCGGCCTACCCTTCATCTCCGGCGTCACCGCCGCCGCCCGCGAGCTCCGCCTTGACCTCGCCACTGGCTTCCGCGCCGGCCCCTCCCTCCGCCTCTCCTACCGCCCTAACGACCCCCTCAACCCCTTCTCCCTTGTCATCAAGACCGGCGTCGGCGCCCTCGGCTCCCCATCCTCCGGTTCCCCCCTCTCCATGGCCGTCGAGTTGGGCCTCCTCGGTGGTTCCTGCCCCACCTTCTCCCTCCTCCTCAAGCCCCGGCTCGGAGATTTCTCTTTCCGGAAGTCCGTCTCCGCTGTCGTATCGGGCACCCTCCATGCCGTGGCTGTCAAGGTCGCGCAAGTTAGCGACGGTCACGGGATCGGGCCGCCGATCGTGGAGTTCCGCCCGGATAACGCGATCCACCCAGGGAGAAGGTTCGGTAACTTCCCCGTCGACGTCTCCGCCTTCACCCCGGGCAGCGGAGGCGGGATCGATGGGCTCCTCTCCGGGTTCGAGGTCAGCGCCAGGAGCGTCCTACCGCTTCGCAACCGCACGGCCGTCGAGTTCAAGTGGGGAATGAGAGTTCCGCCGGAGCTCCGCACGGCATTTGATGATCCAGCGGCCGGGATCTGTCTGACCGAGCTGCCGTGCCTCGTGATGAGTAAAATCTCCATCGAACGGTTGCCATACGACAGAAAGGCGAAGGAGAAGAGGCCTGCTGGAAGCGCTGACGCGACAGATTCGTGTGCGTCAGTGAGGCGCGAGGTGGAAGCGCTGCAGGCTCAGAGCGCCCTGCTTAGGAGCTCCGTTGAGGGGCTCCGGGCAGACATCGGCAGCTGGAAGCTTGCTCCGGTATTTTCACCGGTGGCGTGGAAGAGGGAACAAAGGAGTAACGGGAAGTTGTTTGAGGGCAGGACTGAATAGCCAATGCAGCCTCATCTCCATGAACATGGCAATCTGAGGAAGGCGCTGAAGGTTTGCTTCTTATCTTTGTAAGTTGGTGATGAAGCTACAGAAAACAAATGTCTGATAGCTAATATGATCTGATTGCTTTGACATACTCGTGGTAGAAGCTTCTGTCATGGAATGCTTCTAAGAACAAGATCCAAGAACATGGCAATCCAAGGATGGCGCTGAAGGTTTGctacttatatttatattttggtgATGAAACTACAAAATATATCTGATAGATAATATGGTATGATTGCTTTGGCATAATTGTGGTGGAAACTTGGAATGCTTTAGCATTTTGATCCATGTTTATTTTCAATGAATCTTGTTCTGGTTGCAAATAGCTGCATCACTTTGGTATATTTGGGATGCATCAAAAATGAGAATTTGCTTGATGCAGGCAACCTATTCATTCAAATATCTGTCTTGTAATGTTAGGATGTTGAACGCTGCTTATACATGTCTATGATTCTTCTACTTGCATATGATGCTATGCGTAACGACAGTCTTTGATGTGAACATAAGTCACCCTAAAGATTCCCGATGGCGAGAGAGGGGCCCCCCTTTCGGGTCCCATGTCTCGTCACCCACCTGCTACAGCTGCCATTCGCTAAGGTGGCGCGCGTGCCGCACGCGAGGAGGGCGTCCGCATCTCTGCCACGTGTTCCGCCGGCCACCGGCCCCCGGCCCAAAAAGAACACCACCTTCGCGTATGATACGGAGAGCTGACGTGATGAACCGAAATAGAGAACCTGTTGGGGAAGGTGGTTCGTCATGAGCGATCTGACCTTGGGGAGCCCTTCGTATGGTTGTGTTGGAGAGTTGGGTCATTCTTACTACTGAGTCACCTAGCATAAGGGATCCTAAATAACAAATCTACGTCGGAGTATTCTGGTTTGACCTCTCCGAAACTTAAATCAGAGAGAGACGGAGAAAGAGGTTAACAATGTAAGTGAGAGAGTGAAGAGTTTTTGCCCGCTTGCCCAATATGGTTTAGGGTTTGGTTTTTATACTTGGGTGTTGAGCGGCCTAAACGTGCACTCGCCAAGGCTCCCTTATTCGGTATGGTGGAGGTATTAATGAGAGCAGCTTACTGGCATGTGTCCTCTGGTGCTTGGGGTGGTTCATTGGGGGACACTTCTGGGTTGACTTTTTTGTCGTTTTGGGTTAAGCAAGGAGTGATCCCATCATCAACTATTGGCAACATAAGACCGGTGAAGTTGGACCATGTTGTTAGTCATTAATGTGGATGCATAACTTCTACTGATGTATCAGTCAGGAGTGGCTCGTGTGGGCTCATTCTTGGAAGCTGGGGTAGGTGACATGACCTCTTGCTGGCGGTTATAGGGAGTAGGTGGTTCTCGAGCTTTTTAATTAGGTATTGCTTACATGGCAATGGGAGCTTGGGAGTGTTAAGATTATCCCTATCATTCACCCCCCTAGAAAGGTATTCTTCGGAGCTTCGAATTGAGATCACGAAGGATGTAGCTTTTTCTACATTCTTGCATAGTGAAGTGATCATTGTTTAGCTTCAGGTTCATTGTTGGCACCGTGGTGATTAGTACGAGGCTCATTTATGGTGGGTTATGCTTTGCTAGGTTGTTCTTTGCTTAGACGGGTGTTGACTTAAGGGACATCTCTCACTTTTCCTccctttcttcctcttttttcatCTTCGTTCTCCCCCTTATGCTTCGGGAGGTTTTCTTCTCCGTTTCTTACTCCCACTTTCGCACGGGAGGTTGGGTCTCCATCACGTGAATGGGAGGATCAGTATTAGTCTGTCGTAGTGGCTTCCATCGTAGCAGGCCTTAATTCAACTACTGTGGGTAGGAGTATTAGTATCAATCCATCGTAGCAGTATTGATTCAACTGCCACAGTGAGAATATCGGTATCAATCCATCATAGCGGGTCTTGATTCGAACATCGTAGAGTTATGCATATACTATGTTGTAGAGTTATGCTTGTTAAATAAATCATAGATTGAGGTATTTACCATTAAATATCTTatatcaataattttataatattatatacataatataatatatgCTCACTTATATAAAGATATAAAGATGTATAATTATCGAGTAATTACttaatatatatcatattttatttatagGTAAAGATATTAGTACTCCACCTAAATGATGGTATAAACTCACGCTAGTGTAGATATAGATTATGATAtagtataaatttaaaatatattatgttaatatatatattttttagttagAGATTATAATTATGTCCGGATATCAAAACCTCTATATAAATCTCatcattttatttaataaattaacaACACATGATCGTAGGAGGGTCAAGAGCTCGGCCCGACGGATAAGACGGGGCGAAGCTGCTCTAGGGCAACGATCACCAAGGAGCTCCGACGGCGCTGTAGGCGAACGACTGTGGCCGTTGGGCACAGGCAATGTCGTTGGCCTTGAACAACTCTCGGGCATGGTCGACGGTAGATACCACGACGCAGGGGGTGGAGCCCAGGTAGAGGAGCAGCAGGGGTCGACCGCTGGTTGAGCTTGGAGTGCTTGGTTGGTGGTTGGGCCGAGGGGGTGGAGGTGGCCATTGATGGCCTTGGAGATGATGTCGTGGAAGATTTTGGAGGCAACGAAGACAgtaacgaggaggaggagaatgaaGGCATGGGAGCTGAAGACTTGCTCCATTCTCGCATGAAGCTGGACGCAAGCTTAATTGGAACCGCAGTTGTTACATGCTGAAGAGCCAGCAATGAACTGCAGGACAAAATGGATTTGCTTTAGGATTGCGCTAAGCCTTATGCTCGCTCTTCTTCCAATGACAAGGAAAAATCATCATCTTGCTTCAAGGCTTCGAGCAATTTACCGATTTGGCATCGGTAAAAGAGTGAAGCCGAGAGGTCACAAGCGATGCAACCATTGGCCGCTGCACAGCTACATCACGGCACTTCTGCAAAAGGTAGTCGACATTTAATAGGGGAAGATGAAGGTAAAGGTTAATTTGCAGAAACGCAAACCTCAATCGTGTGCACGATCTCACGGATTGAATTGATTTGGCTCCTTTTTGCCCCATACAATATCTTCCAAAAACACCAAAACGAAGACACTAAGAAGAGCTTTGGATGGTAATGATCCAAGCCGAACAAATTAAATCAAATGACCTTTGACCACATATGCGAGATTGATTCCAAGATGGCCGGCGTCCGGATCGGACGCCACGCCAAGAACGAGATAAGTTTGTTGTAGTTGTAGCGGGAAGACATGGACGCATGATCGAAGAGCGGTCCTCACGAGGAGATCAACAAAGAGATGAAGCAGCAGCAGTGTCCCAGACCATGTGGATCTCCATAGGCAGCAGAGTTGCTGGCTTTACCCATCGCATCGTGGTGAAACGAAATGTTTCACTCACCGCATCGACAGGAGAGTGCGTGTGGGCTTCTTCATCTTCGCATGCGGTCCCGGCGACATCTTCAGGTTCCTCAGCACGAGCCTTTCCATCTCTGCAATGGTGCTCTGCAGTTTCTCCTCGAATTCAGTAGGTCTCATGTCTTCTGTCGATGGATCGGTCGAGACGGAGACCAGGCCGGAGGAAGGGCTTTGGAGCGAATGTCCGATTGGAGAAACATACCAGGCATCAGAAACATCAGATGAGAGGGCTTCACCGAGTGATGTCTGATCCGGCTCTTTCATTTCACGGTTTCTGTTCCTCCGCTTGACCCTCGCTGCAGTCGCACGCATCCTTCTCCTCTCCAAGGCCTAAGTACAGAACAAAGTTTAGGGCATGTATAACATGGCATTCAAGTGTTTAGGGCAAGATCTCCTTACATTGACGACCACCGTAACGTCACGGAGAGGTGTCCTAGGGTACCAACTCGGTAGAGGACTCTTCCTTCTCCCGACACGGCGTCGGGCTGTCACCACCAGTGACGGGGGGATGTTCTCCTTGTCGTCGGTGGTGAACACCAAGCTCTGCTCACGCCTTGATCTTGATCGCACCACCGCGTCTGGGAAAGCTACCGTCCGGATCCAGAACCCTTCCCCCGCGTCCACCATGGTTCCCAAGCCCTGATTCATGCTCGTCTCTCCTCTTTTTTGTCGTCGCCTTCGACTTCGGAGAGAGCGTGAGGGAGACGGGAGAGGGAATCGGCGGCCGGGGAGCGAGATTGAAAGAGAGAGGGGGGATCGACTTAAGTAGCGTtttaggcgacgggggcggtggtGACGGGACTCGGAACCGCCGGTCACCGCCGCTTCCAGTGCCGCCTAGTTTTGAATTTTCAAAATAGGAGGAGAACGAGCGGTGACGACATTTCGAAGGGGCGTTTGGCGGATGTGCCGCAGGTTCAACTTAATCAAGTTGTGCACCCCTACATGCATGAAGCTTTGGATATTTCAGCTTTTGTTATTTATCAGAAAATCTAAATTTCTTGGCCTGTGTTTATTAATCCCTCAAATTAATATTCTAAAAACATTTTGCTGATGCTATTATTTGTTCACCAACAATATCAtctttaataaatatttatacattttatataaaaatataaatttttatattatcttttttcttCAATATCTTATTTTGAGGTATAAATTTAATTTGGATTTGATATATTTGGGGGTGGTATACCATACCTACTTACTAAATATTGAAGATTCAAAATCTATTTCTGAGTCAAAAATGATGAAGtactagattcacttaaaaagaatttGAGGTTTAAAATCTCATccgatttttttaataaaaatatcattcaatttttttatatttataaaaaattattcaaaataatatattttatataattaaatgaaGTCAAAGTACAATgggaataatatatttttatttaattaaatgaaGTCAAAGGACAATCTAAGATTAACTCAGAATAATTAACATCTCAAACaatcaaattatatttaaaaaattaaaaataattaatattttattattattttggaatAACTACTAATATAAAATACATATCAAAATGAATCAACACAAAACATTGGAACCTGTCATTTATGTAATAATGcactaattaatataatatattagatgAAATCCTATTCACAATGGAACCGTCTCTAATTAGGGCTGTTAAGTATATATTAGGCTTCCTCAATTATCTCCCATGCGACCTAAACAATCTCCACTGACGAAGCCCGTCACGCCGGCCGCAGAGCAATCTCCTTTGCCGCCGTGACGAGGTCGGCCGCATCGCGATAGGGCTGCGAGGGGCGCCACGAGGTCATAATTTCATTGTTGCTGTTGTGGTTGTTGTTTTGGCACCATATTGCTTTGTCTATCAGTTGCTTGCTGATCATTGAACGTGTCTTTTTTTGTATGTTATTGGTAGTGAAATATTCTATCATTCAATTCGATCCCGTTGAAGTGTTGATGGCACTTTTGAGTGATCGTTTGTAATCGTTTGTGTGCGAGCATTCGCGGATATGATTCAAACCGCGGTGTCTGTTGGAAAAACAGATGAAAATGAGAGATAGTTCAAAGATGTAATTTGAATGTCAGGAGATCCCAACCCCCAATTGAGGTGCAGAATTTGGGCTGCAGATGAACTTATTGCTGCTTTTTAATATCATATATTAGGATGACATTATGGGGCAATCGTACGGTTGCATGCATATAAATAATGGAAAGGCTGTCTAATAGGCAGTACAGAAGCCACGAATCTAGTCAAGAGATGACAGTGTTCAACGAAAAAATCTGATTCAAGTGGAATGCTAGTAATTGAATTTTCACATGGTCAATTGATGTATCAATTTGTTCAAGCAAATGGCAAGAGGAAGTTAGATGGTGTACAATATTAGAAGCGTCCCCTAAGTTGTACCAATCTGTAACTTGTGTCTCCTAAGTTGTAGGTAAAAGGGTTAGTTTAGGCTTCAGTCTTGTGGCTTATGACACTATATTGGAAGAGAATCCTTGGGAaatttcctctttttgttatttttgtGGAGCTGAACATTAATGCCAATCATGATGAGAGGATGGATGCACATAAACCTAATAGGGGGAGTTTCATCTGGTTGCTCATTGTTTGTTCTATTAGTGGTCTTGAAGTTGGCATGGTAAATTTGCTCTCACGCATAATATGGCTAGGTTCTGGATCCCAGTGTTGGGTTGCTTTAGGATCTTAAATTGACTCTTCTTTGGCATGCTGAAGAAGTCCTTAAATACTTCTTGACTGAATTGCAGAGATCTACATCATGTATTGCAGGTTTGAGCTGTATCTGAACACAGATAGCTAATCTCTTTGGGCCTAGTATCTGATCCAGCTTGAACTTTGCATTCTGAACTTCCTAATGTTTGTATGATATCTTTATTAATAGCTTCTAAGAAAAGGTCAATGGTATATTTTACAACTTACTGGAGCCTAATTGTGAAACCATTTTTGTTTTTGTGCACTATAACAAAGTTCCATACATTTCTAAGGTGGATATATTTTCTTTAATCACCAGTTTTGTTGATCCATTGCTAgggttttgtgatgaatcttatcCTGAAGTTCACTTGGTGCCCACTCTAACCCTTCCATATGTTATTGTTCAATTTCCTAATTTTGGTAACCAAGTCCTGACTTGCATTTAGAAAGATGCATCAGAatgaattaattaatttatgGTGTATTTACAGAACAAATAATGTAATCTTTTCAACTTCTCATGTCTCTTTACTAAATCCATTGGACAGGAATTCTCCTTACAAATTTAGAGGTggacactatatatatattttgaacaTTTCAGCATGCTGCTTATTTACCATTCGTGGTGTATGTAGGGTGTGCAAATCTTTCCCTGCAATTTTGAAAAAGATGTACATGCCAGTTATATCTGATTCCATCTCAGAATCAAAGTTTATGCAGACTGCCGATTGTCCTTCAAATCCGTTACTCAGCACAGTTGCTGGATCTTATGCTTTTCTTTGGATGCCAATGGAGATGGTACTGCTTTACAAATTCAGTTAGTGAGCACCTGAAATAGTTGATGCTGGCATGGATGCCACGAGTGATTGGGTTGACAATGAGCACCGGGAGGGGCTCTTCAATGCGTGGTAAAAACTTCCACTGGGAATCATGGAGCTCTTCAGATAATGTGCATGTAGGTTTTGGTTTTATATATATTTTGCTTTATGAAATCTATCAGGTAAAGGCTGCTCACCATTTACATTTGGCATTCTGTTTGAGTGTTCTGGTCCCAGGCCAGCACCCATGAATTATAGTTATGGAAGAGAAGTACTACCACTTACCCACAGAAAAATATTGCTAGCACTGCTTTCTGCTTGCCAGTTTTCTTCCACCTCGGAGAACATTCTTCAGCTAGCATTTTGAATTGTGATTTTATCAGTAAAGATGAACTTCGATTTGTTATACTTTCTCTTTTTCCCACTTAATAATCTAACACCATTCCAAGTTCCTAATTTTGATCCTTATGCCAATTAATCAAGGTTTGTATCTTACTTTTGAAAGTTAATGCCAGAAACCATCGCATCAATATCTGTTTGTCATGCATCATCTCCCTTTTTCCCGAAAAGGACATCTAGGTGATTGAGATTCTTTGTCATATTATTTATGTGACTCTTACATGTTTGATAATTGTAGGGGTGTTGATGCATCGGAGAAGTTGACCTGGGCGTGTATTCAGCCTGAAATTTTCAGGTACCATCTTCATTTTCGGATCCAATTATTTTATCAGATCTTATTTTTTACCTGATAATGTGCCGAACCAACGTATGGTGTGTGGATCCTCAATTTGGATCTGTGATCTGCAAACCTATCAGATTCAACTAAAAGAGCTAGGACTTAGATGGATCCGACCTGGTAATGCCTCTCTGCATTATATACAATCAATCATGCTTTGCTATTGTTTATGTTGGTGTGAGACCTGCGAATAGGGGAAATCACTGTGTAAATTGACTTGAGATACGAAATCACAGGTTCAGTAGCTCAGGTTCACAGGTTCATGTCACAAATCAGCCAACATTTGTGGCTTCCCTTGGTCCAATGGCAAGCACCTACCCATAAAAATCCACTGCTAAGTTTAATGTATTGCATCTGGGTGAGAGGTGGTGGTCATTCTCCAGTTTCTGCTGCTTCGGATTTAATCCAGTGGGGCGAATCCATTATTGTTTAAGGTGCAATGCATCTGTGAGGAGGACATTTGATTCTGCTGGCCGCTATGCTCTCCCTTGTTGGATCAACCTGTTCAGGTCTTTGGCTGTAAACTTTTAAGAGGTGTTTTTGTTGCTCAATACTCATCAATCGTCTTTTACTTGTTGCAGACATTGATGGATGTGCCCCAAGTGCTCATTTTGGCTTCCAACATCAGGTATCAGCTGGCAACTCATAATTCTATTGCTCTACATGTTACATACTAGCATTAAACATAGTGTTTTGGAGTATCATCAATCATATTTCTGCTGGGTTTTCCCAGTTTGGTAAGCAAGGATCAAGGTGCATCGTACATGGGTGCTGCTTTGGATCCCAGTAATGTCGTCAAGAACAATTTATCTACCGAGGGAACGGTAAATGGATCATTTACTGTCTCACATGGGTTATGCTCGTGGGGTGGCCCTCCATGGGACCACCGAGCACTAAATCCAATGGGGATCTGAGCTGCGgtaactctctttctctctctagatTTTGCAATCTGCCACAGTACTACTGAATCAGGGTGCCCACCATCTCGACTGCATCAATTTCTACCTGGCCTCCAAATCTAGATCTATGATAGTACCAGTGAACCTGCAGAACGCAATCCATTTCCTTTCCTTGTGCCCTTTGATCTCAGCTTGATGATTACCTTTGTGGATGTGAAATCAAAGCTCTCTCCATCCATCCATCTTTCTGCGTCCATATTCCATCGCTTTTTGTTCTCATGTTGCTTTCTCGGCGCTTCCTACTTCCTCGTCTTCTTCCCATCACCTTCTGCTGGATTGAAATCTTATCCTCTCCCATCATCGCCCTATTGTCTACAGCTGCGGATGTTTTAGACCACCGGATCCTTCCAATACATAAAGCTGACTTGACATGATTTCTGTTTCCATTACAGCTCACATGCATATGGTAACAAAATTCATTCATATTCTTggaaatgtcatgatctaaatTAATTACAACAAGTCAACTTTTCGTGGGAAGAATGATACAGCTATTTGTTTCTTGCTATTTTGTTGTTTATCTATTCTTTTACTTGGTGGGAAGTTGATGGCCATAACAATCAAAACCACAAGACAGAGAAAGGATCCCACAACCACCTCTGCTTGGCCCCCCCCCCCGCCTGCCGCCATTTCTTTTTGAGGGTTGGTTGGGAGCATTGAATTAGGCAAAGCCAAGACATGACATGACGCGAGTACATCATCCAAACTGGGTGTGATTTGACTCCGATTCAAGACTAGCTTAGCTAATTGTAGCAGGAAAACATCGATGCCCCACCCATTTCAGCTGTCTGAGATATGCTCCTCTGATCTTAGTGCCCTTTCATGGCGTCAGCCGAGCAAATATATATGCTTTCATTGTGTGTGGACAAGAGATTAAAACAAGCATAAACATTTAGGAAACAATGTTAAGTATATAGCTTATTAGTCTGTGATCACATAGCTATACATTTCTTTCTTCTTTACATCCTTATCTGCTTCTTTCTGGCTCTGAGATCTCCTCTTCCACTTGTGTCAGTAGGGCTTCTGCCTGCCAGCTGAACAGCTGCAGCTCGCCCGGCTTTCCGATAATGCCTTCAAATATCAAGTCCGTACATGAATAAACCATGCAGCACTAATGTGAATCTGCACACAATCAAAATAGTTCGGcggtagaatttataccttcacctGTTTCTGGAGATCCTTGATATAATCCACTGCCAAATCTAGCATGTCTGCTGTGTTGGTTTGCTGTCGATTGTCCACAGCAAGTTAGACACTCGTTGTGACTACCTATAAATCTTAGTTTGTGTTAATGTTGATCACCTTATCCATGTTAGgaacaagctcttggagcttcttCATCCTCTCGCTAATTCTAGTCCTCCTTACCTGCCCAAAAGCATGATGATTGGTTAAGCCTGTGTCCGCCAGATCACGGATTAGAGACGCGATCAAGAGAAGAGTTACCCTCTCGGCTATGCTTCGCGGGTGAGTGGCGCAGCCTCGTTTAGCTCTGATCTTGCAGGGGACTGCGTCATGGAACTGTAGGAACTTTTCTATGGTGGCTATCTCCGACGTAGACCTCGGCAAGCTAAACAGACCCAACCCATGGTTCCTCACCTCTCCATTCTGTTCCCAAGTAAAAGCAGGAAGACTAGTCAGCGGAGCTTGTGGATGGAATGGAGCAGATGGAGAGGAGCTGTAAGTACCTGTGGCAGCTCCAGTGGACTGAGACCTGTGACCATCTTCTCCTCGCCGTCTCTGCTTCCCTTTAGACCTGACAAGCTGTTGTTGTTGAAGGGAGAGGAATCGTCCCAAGAGCCAACCGGGAATCCCGGTATGTAACTccggccgccgcctccgccgtctTTGGGGCTGCTACTCCCATCCATGTCGTCGCTTTCCATCTCGGAGATCTGCGACATCACGGAGTTTTGCCTCGACGAGAAGCTTATCTGACCCTTTGATCTATCTGTTGCATCCATCATGAAGCCACTCGTCCCTCTCCTCATACCATAACCTATAGCACAAATTTTAAGGTCCTCTGCAATCAGATAAAATGGACTTCGCATTCCTGTCCTCACACCAGGAAAGGAAAGTTTCCACATGTTTTTGACAAACAGCAAATAATGAGCGAGAAATTCTTGTGTGTCCTAAATCTTGAAGTTATAATCATCAAATATGGACAACAGTTCTATAAACGGATAAAAATCTCATGGGTCAATCTgaatctgcttcttcttcttcttcttcttcaggacTTGTAGTGTAGGCCCTATGAACAGTTAGGTTACTGGATCTTTCAAAGATCTTCCTGACCTCAAAACTATTGCCAATAACTACGCCAAGAGTGAAGTCGTACAGTttcaggaagaggagaagagtttGTACCTTCGTCCACGTTCAAGTGAGAAAACAGGCCAGCAGGAGAGCTACTGTGCCTGATGAGATTAGAGGAGCTGCCGAAGTCTCCGTGCTTGAGTTGTGCCGCCTCCATCGTCAATGATCCCATGACGGCCCGGAACGGGCTCTCCGATGAGCTATGGTTCGGcatctgccgctgctgctgctgaggaCGGAATATCATCTGCGGGGCAGAGGTAAATCCTCTGCTCTGCTGTTCTTTG belongs to Musa acuminata AAA Group cultivar baxijiao chromosome BXJ3-5, Cavendish_Baxijiao_AAA, whole genome shotgun sequence and includes:
- the LOC103985514 gene encoding uncharacterized protein LOC103985514, with amino-acid sequence MKASIKLREDRPPLVRAKVAVGVLGLPFISGVTAAARELRLDLATGFRAGPSLRLSYRPNDPLNPFSLVIKTGVGALGSPSSGSPLSMAVELGLLGGSCPTFSLLLKPRLGDFSFRKSVSAVVSGTLHAVAVKVAQVSDGHGIGPPIVEFRPDNAIHPGRRFGNFPVDVSAFTPGSGGGIDGLLSGFEVSARSVLPLRNRTAVEFKWGMRVPPELRTAFDDPAAGICLTELPCLVMSKISIERLPYDRKAKEKRPAGSADATDSCASVRREVEALQAQSALLRSSVEGLRADIGSWKLAPVFSPVAWKREQRSNGKLFEGRTE
- the LOC103985512 gene encoding protein POLYCHOME-like, whose protein sequence is MNQGLGTMVDAGEGFWIRTVAFPDAVVRSRSRREQSLVFTTDDKENIPPSLVVTARRRVGRRKSPLPSWYPRTPLRDVTVVVNALERRRMRATAARVKRRNRNREMKEPDQTSLGEALSSDVSDAWYVSPIGHSLQSPSSGLVSVSTDPSTEDMRPTEFEEKLQSTIAEMERLVLRNLKMSPGPHAKMKKPTRTLLSMR
- the LOC135639056 gene encoding transcription factor bHLH130-like isoform X1, which produces MYGSPSGRPSEDLNLPYPPAGPFSGQRTAEAESDLLRRQHQHQQQQQQQMSSGLLRYRSAPSSLLGEVCEDFLSVRASSPETETMLARFLAPDLRDETQDGPSGGAATASGQSSPHFPPPQLPPSAQEVKEQQSRGFTSAPQMIFRPQQQQRQMPNHSSSESPFRAVMGSLTMEAAQLKHGDFGSSSNLIRHSSSPAGLFSHLNVDEGYGMRRGTSGFMMDATDRSKGQISFSSRQNSVMSQISEMESDDMDGSSSPKDGGGGGRSYIPGFPVGSWDDSSPFNNNSLSGLKGSRDGEEKMVTGLSPLELPQNGEVRNHGLGLFSLPRSTSEIATIEKFLQFHDAVPCKIRAKRGCATHPRSIAERVRRTRISERMKKLQELVPNMDKQTNTADMLDLAVDYIKDLQKQVKALSESRASCSCSAGRQKPY
- the LOC135639056 gene encoding transcription factor bHLH130-like isoform X2, which encodes MYGSPSGRPSEDLNLPYPPAGPFSGQRTAEAESDLLRRQHQHQQQQQQQMSSGLLRYRSAPSSLLGEVCEDFLSVRASSPETETMLARFLAPDLRDETQDGPSGGAATASGQSSPHFPPPQLPPSAQEVKEQQSRGFTSAPQMIFRPQQQQRQMPNHSSSESPFRAVMGSLTMEAAQLKHGDFGSSSNLIRHSSSPAGLFSHLNVDEGYGMRRGTSGFMMDATDRSKGQISFSSRQNSVMSQISEMESDDMDGSSSPKDGGGGGRSYIPGFPVGSWDDSSPFNNNSLSGLKGSRDGEEKMVTGLSPLELPQNGEVRNHGLGLFSLPRSTSEIATIEKFLQFHDAVPCKIRAKRGCATHPRSIAERVRRTRISERMKKLQELVPNMDKQTNTADMLDLAVDYIKDLQKQALSESRASCSCSAGRQKPY
- the LOC135639056 gene encoding transcription factor bHLH130-like isoform X3; translated protein: MYGSPSGRPSEDLNLPYPPAGPFSGQRTAEAESDLLRRQHQHQQQQQQQMSSGLLRYRSAPSSLLGEVCEDFLSVRASSPETETMLARFLAPDLRDETQDGPSGGAATASGQSSPHFPPPQLPPSAQEVKEQQSRGFTSAPQMIFRPQQQQRQMPNHSSSESPFRAVMGSLTMEAAQLKHGDFGSSSNLIRHSSSPAGLFSHLNVDEGYGMRRGTSGFMMDATDRSKGQISFSSRQNSVMSQISEMESDDMDGSSSPKDGGGGGRSYIPGFPVGSWDDSSPFNNNSLSGLKGSRDGEEKMVTGLSPLELPQNGEVRNHGLGLFSLPRSTSEIATIEKFLQFHDAVPCKIRAKRGCATHPRSIAERVTLLLIASLIRDLADTGLTNHHAFGQVVTTSV